From Chloracidobacterium thermophilum B:
GGTCAGCCAGCATGTCAAGCCGCTCGTGCCGGGCACCGGGGTCACTGCTCTTTTTCTGACGCCCCAGGGACGGGTCATCGCGGATGTCACGCTGGACTGCCTGCCCGATGAGTTCTGGCTGACGACCGAGCCGGCTGCATCTGCCATCGTTCACAAAAAGTTGTCTCCGCTGGTGCGCGCCGGTGATTTCCGCTTGACTGACCTGCGCGCCACCCATGCTCTGCTTGGTCTCGTCGGGCCGGCTGCTCCGGCGCTGATCGAGTCGTTGACCGGCGCGCCGCTTGCCACTTGGCGCACCAGCCTGACGGTTGAAAAAGTCGGCGGTGGCACAGAATCCCTCCCGGTTTTTGCGCACGAGCGGCTGTGTATTGGCCATGCCGGCGTGCTGGTTGTGCAGCGTCCCCGCTACGGACAGCCGGCCTTTGATCTGTTCGTTCTCCACGAGGCAGCCGTGGAGGTCTGGACGCACCTGACCGGGGCCGGGGCTACGCCGGTCGGCTGGGATGCTCTGGAAGTGTGCCGCATCGAGCACGGCACCGGCCGTTTTGGGCAGGACTTTGACGAAACCACTCTCGCGCCCGAAGCCGGGCTGGGGCATGCCATCAGCTACACCAAGGGCTGCTATGTCGGGCAGGAAACCGTGGCCAAAATCCACTGGCGCGGCCATGACCAGACCGCGCGGCGGCTGACACCGCTGCGCATCGCCAGCGACACCGGTACGGACACCGCGCTGCCGGGGAAAGGCACGCCCATCCTTGCCGATGGAAAGGAAGTTGGACAGTTGACCAGCGTCGTCCGCCATCCCGTGACTCAGGAAGTGCTGGCGCTGGGGTAT
This genomic window contains:
- the ygfZ gene encoding CAF17-like 4Fe-4S cluster assembly/insertion protein YgfZ; this translates as MEYPLATHHATLGAVLRPEGDGSVPAHYGRLAAEYTALVKHAGIVDLSARGCFAVGGRDRTTFINGWVSQHVKPLVPGTGVTALFLTPQGRVIADVTLDCLPDEFWLTTEPAASAIVHKKLSPLVRAGDFRLTDLRATHALLGLVGPAAPALIESLTGAPLATWRTSLTVEKVGGGTESLPVFAHERLCIGHAGVLVVQRPRYGQPAFDLFVLHEAAVEVWTHLTGAGATPVGWDALEVCRIEHGTGRFGQDFDETTLAPEAGLGHAISYTKGCYVGQETVAKIHWRGHDQTARRLTPLRIASDTGTDTALPGKGTPILADGKEVGQLTSVVRHPVTQEVLALGYLRSAVLAQPTALVVDGRPVHIREGAAA